The Halocalculus aciditolerans genome window below encodes:
- a CDS encoding type II toxin-antitoxin system RelE family toxin, whose product MASEDDEWTWKFAPRAAKQFDNLEHHVQDRIVSKLDEIIDDPWRDPGDYLEPLTGGPFEKLRVGQYRLACVLDHDALILEVHRIEHRSGAYTADD is encoded by the coding sequence ATGGCGAGTGAGGACGACGAGTGGACGTGGAAGTTTGCTCCGAGGGCGGCCAAGCAGTTCGACAACCTCGAACACCACGTTCAGGACCGCATCGTCTCCAAACTCGACGAGATCATCGACGATCCCTGGCGTGATCCCGGGGATTATCTCGAACCGCTCACTGGTGGCCCGTTCGAGAAGTTACGCGTCGGGCAGTACCGACTCGCGTGCGTCCTCGATCACGACGCACTCATACTCGAAGTCCACCGAATCGAACACCGCAGCGGCGCCTACACGGCTGATGATTAA